Proteins encoded in a region of the Triticum dicoccoides isolate Atlit2015 ecotype Zavitan chromosome 3A, WEW_v2.0, whole genome shotgun sequence genome:
- the LOC119266992 gene encoding uncharacterized protein LOC119266992 encodes MTVAANAGAAPHSRPSRRSAGTAEGRPAPEQWPWRQDVLLLDAAVPNELSSPEEVEQHVQHPLGLLSCSTWTSSLTTAFCPPSVILVMGAFLTRKTCVLTTLA; translated from the exons ATGACGGTTGCGGCGAACGCCGGTGCTGCTCCTCATTCTCGACCTTCAAGGAGGAGCGCTGGTACAGCAGAAGGACGCCCTGCCCCTGAACAATGGCCATGGCGCCAG GACGTCCTCCTCCTTGATGCGGCTGTCCCCAACGAGCTCTCTTCGCCGGAGGAGGTGGAGCAGCATGTCCAGCACCCCCTTGGCCTCCTATCATGCAGCACATGGACGAGCTCACTGACAACTGCGTTCTGCCCTCCTAGTGTG ATATTGGTTATGGGAGCATTTTTAACAAGAAAGACATGCGTTTTGACAACTTTGGCATGA